Genomic segment of Candoia aspera isolate rCanAsp1 chromosome 2, rCanAsp1.hap2, whole genome shotgun sequence:
aaaaaagtcttAATAAAGAATTAGTTTAGCCACTTTAACTTTGATTTAATAAAACTAGAGGAATAAAAATTACCAGTTTTCAACAGATTTAAAAGTTGTAATTTGTGTATTGACCAAACCCCATCACAAAGCAGAAGCTGGCCCTCAGTCTGACTCCAACCAAATACAGTCTATCCCAGGCTGAAATTGAGCTCATTAAAGAGGGTAAGCTGTGCTGTACAAATCCCAAATGACAGAGCCTCCCAGATGTGGCTTATTTGACATGCTCCTTTTAATTCCTGTAGAGGCAGTAAGTATACACCTGCAAGCTTTCATTTCCTTCTAAAGCGGCAACTGGGAATTCTTCCATTCTGGTCCATGTTGATCAGAGAATTTCAATAATCTTCCAGGTTCTGCTCTGGTTCAGGGAaaatatgcgtgtgtgtgtgttttcttgcttttgtttCCCACTGAAGGTAACTCCTTGGTCCACTGTGGGCTACTCTCTCCCCTGCAATGCAGGGATGGATCTGTCAGATTCAACCTACAAGTATGGTCCTATCAGTTTGCCACTGGGGTTTCAATCTTGAAATCAGACAAAACACTCAGATACTGACCTGCAGCATTCATGTCCAACTATATTGTATTGCAAAGCTATTAGAGACCACTCTGACAACACAGCCCACCCACTGCTGCAATTTGATGAGAATAAACTGCATTTGTTCTGAAATTTCCatgccatttctttttaattgagaCTAAGCACTGGATAACATTTTACAGCTCATCCACTGGATTCCCTTCAGATATGGAAAGATTCCTCTTCTTCCAAAGGACAAACAATCCAACCCACCTGGAAGCTCAAAATGCCTTCCTTTgtcacctgtttttttttttaaagtagggtGAAATTATCAAGCACTTCGCAACTCCATTTTCTATATAGAACAACAGGCTGCCCTGGTGTTGCAAGTTATGCTAGGGGGTGAAGGGGACCGCCATGGCTTTTAACAAAGGCATTACTTAATACCTCTGAAAACACCTGACGCTTTGCAACCTGTGGGAGGAGCCTGGAAGCTCACTCAGGGCCAGGCCGGCCTTTCAAACCAACCTGTCCTGAGAGCTGGGCGGAGCTTCTCCCTTACAGGCGCACTACAGCCatttgaacggatttaaaaacaAGAACTGAGTAGCTGCTTTGGCTCACCACTCTGGCTTGCAGATTTCTCCTTGAACCCAGTGACCTCTCTTGGGCAGATGCAGCAAGAAGAGTTTCACTGCCTCACTCTTTGGTGAAGAGCCAAACGACAAGTGCTTGGAAGTTTATACGGGTAACAATAGTGGCCCTGTCCTTTTAGCTTGGCCTTCTTGcctcttttacttttaaacagtttgTGGATTGTTTTGTTCTCTAATGGTCTTTGACCTAAATAATCTTTGAACTGAACTGAGTGGCTGAACGAATCCTCCTCTTACTCAGGTAGGAATTCATTTCACCACCTCAGTATTTCAGGGTGATCCTACCTcttgcagtgtttttttttctgctattttAACCAGGAAACAGTAAAATCAACAGTAGTAAAACCGCAGAAGAGAAGGGCCTGGGACAGAGAGATGGAACGGGAAGAGGCGGCTGGTTTGAAAGGAGAGCATAATGGCTCAGAAACTCATAGCTCTCCTTCTCTGGCCACTGCAGTCCTCATCGGAGAAGCTCTTAAGGAAGCTAAATGCCTCAAAACATCTCCTCCAGTTGAGATACTGAGAAGAACTTTTGCCAGGATGTTTTGTTTAAGAAGTTTAAATCAAATAGTCCACATTCCATAATGTGTAATTTTGCATAATTTACACTCACAGTGAAGCTGTTGATTCTGACCTTCCTAATGGCAAACATCTGATGTGATATGGAGAAAAACTAAGGGCTTTTTAAGTGCAGTGACCAAGGTTTACTTGCACACTGAAATGTTTCCTCTGGAAACCCCAAAGTCTGCAATTTCATTCctgttcttggcagactatactcCAGGTGATCACCCCGGCTTTACGTAAAGCCAGTGAGTGGTGCATTTTGGTTAGAGCAGTATGTGCACGCATAGGTGCCTGGGTGCACCCGGGCAAAGGAGCAAGGCTGCCCCTGCCCCTTCATCTACCATCCGGGTTGCTGGGTATGGATCCGTTTAGAAAGCTGTTGCTATTCCCGAAATGGCAAGTGGGAGACCCTGGGTCACTTTTGACCCTGATTCACCAGGCTCAGCCCCTCTCTCCATTTGTTCCACTACAAAGCAGCACCATGATCCGATCAACCCCCTTCCCGTTATGATGCACACCAAAATCAAACTCTGACCGCAAAGCAGGAGACTCTTCCATTCTGTATCATGTTTTGTCTCTTCCCATTACCATTTGGGATCAGAAGAAAACCACCCTTGTCCTTTCATCTTTTGCTTGCAGTGCCTCAACTGTGCTGAGTTTTCTGTGCCCCTGCTTTGCAGTCCTCACGTAGCTGGGATATAATCCTGAAAGGTCACTTCCGGAAAGCAAAGACCTCTCGTGTCTTAAGTCCCCTTCTGCACTCATTTCCTGACTTGGGAGAAGGCTCATCCACCATGCCCCCATATGGGCAGCTATCAGAGTCAGGGTGATTTCCAGTACACTCCACGGCAGGGATATAGCCACTGTCCCACATGCCTGTTCCACACAGTTTGCACAGGTCATGCAGGCTGCAAGGGATCCGGGGCAGCAGGCGGAACTGATACAGCAAACTTCTAGCCTGGAAGAGAGGTGGCATGAGATGTTTAGGTGCACTAAAGAGAAGAACAGTGGGCATCTGGAATAGCTGAGCTTGACTAAACCATGCCTATTTTAAGTCATAATGAAGGCTCATCACATCCCCTCCCAAACCCTCCCTCATTGGGCACAACGTTACGTGCGCTACTTTGAAGTCAATAAAATTCTTCCCAGCAGTTTTCCCTTGGAACTCTGGCATTGATTTACCTTCCTGAGTATGAGCTCCCCATTCATGTGCATGGCGAGGTTCCCAAAGTGTAGCAGCATCTGGTCAGTAGCCAGTTGCTGTTCGATGACATCATCCCCATAGATCACCACAATAGCCACACAGATGAAGAGATGGAAATAGTCTGTCTGCAGCAAAGTAACCAAGAAGGCAGCAATTAGTACTAACAATGCTTTGAAGAGGCTTCTTGGGCTAAGAAAAAGTGCCAAGAAATGGCAACAGAATAAGAAGCAAGTTATAGTGATCATGAAGTATATGACAAGATGGAACAGCAAAATTATTCCTCTCCCACCATTCAAAATGGTAaagcagcaactttaagacaaaAAAAAGCACTCCACAGAATGCAGAACTTGTGGGGTGTTATGGCTTGAGTTTCAGACTATGAATAGATTAATCCAGAGCTCTCTTTTGCATTTCAGATATTTTCTCCTGTCCAATGCAGGCAGTGGATTATTTTCTTGAGGGAAATACAGGAAAACACggaaaataaatgttctggaAAACCGGTTTTGGGGTCTGCAATCTCCAGCACAGACACCATTGGCAGATTGGCACTGCTTCCATCAGGGATATGCAGCAGTGACTGGCTACTATCAAGAGCTTTCAACCTCCAGGATGCTCAGGAGCAAGGGGCGAGTGAAACATTAGCTCGGATCTTGGGACAAGGAGAAGCAAAGCCACAGTCTCACCCACTGGCTTTCCTGGAGCTGCTGCCCTCCAGCTGCCTGGGGAACAAGGGGAAGGATGCCCAGCCAGGTGGGGGCCACCAGGTGGAGCAAGGCTGCTCATGCACAAACCTgagccccactgaattcaacagCATCTTCGCCTAGGAAGGAGTGCACCCAGTTGTGCTGGAGATCGCATTAGGAAAGATCAGAGGAACGCCTGGAAGACCGTCAGCAAGGGTCAAGGGAAACTGAGGACTGCCATTTTGTCACACTGCTAACAATGACTAGGATGTTATACATGGCCATCCTGCCCTGATGGCAGCTTctctgaaatatttcttcagcCACAGTTAGTAGGAAACACGGAGGTTGCGATGCTGCCCCCTGCTGTCGGCTGAATGAGTCAAAGCCAGATGCTTCCAGAGGCAACACAACCATTTCACAACAGCCAAGCCACCGGAATGCGCTTCCATGCGGATTTTTAGAGAGCACTACCAAAAGTATCACAAATCTTACTTGAATGAGGGCTAAGGAAAAAGGAAGCCAAAACCGGTAGGCCAAGCTATAAATCCTGGTGCCCAAGATAggttaaatatacatatacatatacatatacatacatacatacatatatatatatatatatatatattgatatattgatatattgatatacTTGAATAGAATGCATATGTGATTGGAAGTTAAAATATTTACAGCTGAAGCCCATGAAATCCAGGCAGGATTCTGTCTATGCAACTGTCAGCTTTATCTTTAAATGCCAGCAGTCTTTAGTGCTTCCCCCATACTTCAGATTTAGCACTTTGGCATTCAACTTGATATGCTTTATTAATGTATAATCGGGGGTCTGATGCTTTCCCTTCTAAGTTACGTTTGGCTGCAGGATTCAGTCAGATGTTGTTCCCACAGAAGTCTCGATCATCCAGCTAAAAGGCAGTGAAGCCAGAGCCAAGGAGAGCAGCCCTCCCGGCTGCTGCTTCGTGCTAATTTGAGGCAAGCTGCTCCAGGcattttctcccccttcccccctccttgGACCACCACCAGAGAGCAACTCTTTGGCAAAGAGAAATTAGCGTTAGCAGCATGTGGTTAACATGGTTTGGTGGCAGCCTCCATTTGCAGGGCAACACTGGGTCCGACACAAACCATACGCTTGTTCCTGCTGTTGGGACCTGGGGCCAACCTCGCGGAGAGGCTGTGGAAGTTAGTCCCGGGGTATGTCTGTGGGCATCCCTCTCTCTCTGGAGAGAGCTCACACAGAGCAGGCATCAACCTTTACAGCCTGGGGGAGAGCAAGGTGGCCAGGCTGCAGACGCAACCACACAGTATTTCAGGCAGGAGGGATTTCAGGCTGATGGGCGGGGGACGGCGACAAGAGTGGCCCGGAAGCCCCAAAATGGACCGTCGGAGTGAAATTTGCATCTGGTTGTGTAATGTCAGAGGAaacaaatgggggtgggggacactAAGGAGGCCAGCAGATTGCTCAGCTGAGAGCGGGGGCACGTTCTGCTCATCCCCATCAAGGCCAGGGCAGGGAGCTGGAAAGTAGGGGCCGCAATGGGCAGCAGCTCCTGCTGGAGGAGGGCAGGGCCTGGCAAAGCTGCCCCCAGGCCTCACCTGGTAGTGAGCCCAGCAGGCTTCCCACATGCGCAGAGCTTCGGCATCCGGAAACTCTCGCTTAAAGCAGAGGAGGATCCAGCGGTGGCAAAAAAGCATCTGAAGGCCGTCCTCCCCAAGGGAGGCCAGGTGCTGGTAGAAGCGGACGTGCATCAGCCGCAGCAGTTCTCGCAGGTACATCTGCAAAGAGAAAATGGTGCTCAGCTCAGCCACAGCCTGCTTCAgcgggggaagaggaagaggcgaGAGAGTGACCGTCACAGTTTCTCCTTTTGGTTTTTCTGTGTTCCCTCTTGACACCCTCCTGGATCCATAGAAGCTCACACACCTGCCAGAGCTGGTTGCATTGGTTGACATACCAACCAATTCAAAAAATATCAGGCAAACAACAAGGATGCTGGATCTGCACAAGAAGCACTGGGAGCTGCCAGGAGGTGGGCATTTCTGCATTGCCAGGGCCTCTTGTGAGCACAACTTTCCTGTATCTGCTTATTCACATTCTTCCATTTCTCCCGTGGGATACACAGGGTCACCAGCAGCCTCACATGCAGCTACCATGCTCTGGATTTCTTTGGAAATGACAGGGAGGGGAatggagggaaagaaaggaggcCCTCAGCTCCAAGCCTCACCAGTTGCTTCTCCATATCCTCATCCCGAGGGGAACTGATGAAGATTGTGTTCTGCATCAAACCGACAAAGCACCAGAAAGTATCCGATTCATCCAGAACCTCAGCGAGGATGGGGGCCACGAGGTCAGACATTCCCTGGGAATAGCCAATGGCTGGGTTGTACACTGCATAGTTCAGCAAGATCCGCCTAAGAAGGGGACAGTAAAAAAAAACGAAGTGAGGTTAGGatgatggaagtcagaaagaacTCTGTTCTTCCCCTGCCAAGGAATCACTGGCCTGAAGctccttttaaaacaaaggaaaatgggGAGAAAAGGACAACCACAACACAGAGAATATGTAACTTCCAGAACAGGAACTACTCCTTTGATCTCCCACCTGCAGTATTGGGCATAAAGCTCTTATCTTCCTGGGTTGTTGTCAGGCAGCCTTTCCTACCATAATGCCCTTCAGTTAATTGGCCCGCAGCCCTTTAAATTCCCAGCCAATGTATGTTTGGAACcttctggctaggaattctgagaCACGCAGGCCACATCCAGAGGGCCCCAGAATGGGAAAGGCTGTTTAAAGAGACAAGGCACATGAAGCATTTGAAACTGCTTTACACTAGTATTAGCCACTTCAGGGGAAAGGGCctgagactttctcagagttgcCTGGAAGTCCTCTGGAGGATTTTGTCCAAGCAGGAACGAATTTGGATTTACCAATTAGGTGCACTCAGTGTACTGTCTGTTACTAATCGGGCAAAATTATCACCTCATAGTCTCCACATTGGGGTTGTTCTCTCCTCGGAAAAACTGGTTACTCCGGTCAGTCCTCACCACGTCTTTATCAACAGTGAACTGCACATTCCTCCAGAATGCCTTCTGCTCATCTGGTGCTAGGGAGAGCCTGAGGAACACATTAGTTATTGTACACGTATGCTAGAGCTTTGCAGTGTGTCATATTCAGTTGGAAAGAGATGCTCTGGAATGCGTGGGAGTGCGTATCCAGCACCTGctgctactcattaaagcaactgtgtctttTTTCTAGGCTGCTGCAAAGGGCTTCCAATGCAGCTGCACAATCCTAGAAACGTCTTGAATGAGCTGCAGACAGGTGCCATGTTTGCATTCCAACACATTCTGAAGCTTCTCTTCCCAatacaaagcactgcacagccctaacatATACTACTTTTGCACTCCAGATAGGGCACACAGGAGTAAATCATATACAACATGCAAAATGATAAGTAGaatactgttttctttaaaaaagcagttaTAAGCTTAGTTCTGCATCAGCTTAAAATCCCCAAAGACCACCCCCAAAATTAGACTCATCTGATTATTGGCAGTAGAATTAGCACTAACCTAGCTCCCCTTGGCAAGAGGTCACAAAAATCAAAAACAGCCAAGACAGCCTTCTTTTCCACCGCAACTAAATGTGCTTCTGACAATAGTGGGACTGAGGGAAGAGCCTTGCAGTTCTAAATGGAAGAATGCACCCTTTCAACTAACCAAATCCCAAGACACAAACCAGTAGCCTGAAATACACGGCATGTAACAAGGGGGGCACGTGCTTCCTACAACTCACCCTCATCAATAGCCTGAGTGTAGGGTTCTGCACTTGGTGAAATTTCCAGACACTTTTCAAAGGCAGACCCATGAAGAGTATGCTACTATACCCCAAATAAGACAGAATATGTCAAGGGTGCAAGTCACAGTCCTAGTTTTTATTGTGCAAATACATTCCTGGTCAGGTTCAGAGGTGAATCCACCATATGCAAATGGAAAAGCTTGAGTTTTCACAGT
This window contains:
- the TBC1D16 gene encoding TBC1 domain family member 16 isoform X4 translates to MTHSTSSSSSLDPSSQFQENNGQVQTSRWDEQQKVFALEQICGVFRVDLGQMRSLRLFFSDEACTSGQLVVASRESQYKIFHFHHGGLDKLSEVFQQWKYCTETHLKDQQLTDMKTCMQFSIRRPKLPSSETHPEENAYKRLDVSVWLRHLNKAGQVEEEYKLRKAIFFGGIDVSIRGEVWPFLLSYYNYESTSEERESLRIAKREEYFEIQQKRLSLAPDEQKAFWRNVQFTVDKDVVRTDRSNQFFRGENNPNVETMRRILLNYAVYNPAIGYSQGMSDLVAPILAEVLDESDTFWCFVGLMQNTIFISSPRDEDMEKQLMYLRELLRLMHVRFYQHLASLGEDGLQMLFCHRWILLCFKREFPDAEALRMWEACWAHYQTDYFHLFICVAIVVIYGDDVIEQQLATDQMLLHFGNLAMHMNGELILRKARSLLYQFRLLPRIPCSLHDLCKLCGTGMWDSGYIPAVECTGNHPDSDSCPYGGMVDEPSPKSGNECRRGLKTREVFAFRK